A portion of the Corynebacterium occultum genome contains these proteins:
- a CDS encoding DegV family protein: MAVRIVTDSSAGLPAGVIEELDITVVDLHVMRGEETSTSGLSSLELTAAYARQLERGGDDGVLALHLSKELSSTWSAAVTAAAVFDDTVKVIETASVGMAVGAAAMAAAKLALEGATLAECQDIAEDTLKRSGTWIYLHRLDELRKSGRISTATAVLSTALATKPIMKVNNGRLELAGITRTQVKAFIKLVELVRERGTEKPAFVAIQHRNTPESADKLEDMLTEALPEGSSFMILDLEDTLAVHTGDGAVGVSVIFGDHPEGAD; the protein is encoded by the coding sequence ATGGCGGTCCGCATCGTCACCGACTCCTCCGCCGGGCTACCGGCGGGGGTCATCGAAGAACTCGACATCACCGTGGTGGACCTCCACGTCATGCGGGGTGAGGAAACCTCCACCTCCGGACTGTCCTCCCTGGAATTGACCGCGGCTTATGCCCGCCAGCTGGAACGCGGTGGAGATGATGGGGTACTCGCCCTCCACCTGTCCAAGGAACTCTCCTCCACCTGGTCCGCTGCGGTGACCGCGGCCGCCGTCTTCGATGACACGGTGAAGGTGATCGAGACCGCGTCGGTGGGAATGGCGGTGGGGGCTGCCGCCATGGCAGCCGCCAAACTTGCCCTGGAAGGTGCGACCCTGGCGGAATGCCAGGACATCGCGGAGGACACCCTCAAACGTTCCGGCACCTGGATCTACCTCCACCGCCTGGATGAACTGCGTAAATCCGGCCGGATCTCCACCGCCACCGCAGTACTCTCCACCGCCCTGGCCACGAAACCGATCATGAAGGTCAACAATGGTCGACTGGAACTGGCGGGCATCACCCGCACCCAGGTCAAGGCCTTCATCAAACTGGTGGAACTGGTGCGGGAACGCGGCACCGAGAAACCCGCCTTCGTGGCCATCCAACACCGCAACACCCCCGAATCCGCGGACAAGCTGGAGGACATGCTGACAGAGGCACTGCCCGAAGGATCCAGTTTCATGATCCTGGACCTGGAGGACACCCTTGCGGTCCACACCGGTGATGGGGCCGTCGGGGTGTCGGTGATCTTCGGGGACCACCCCGAGGGAGCCGACTAG
- a CDS encoding histidine phosphatase family protein: MTRRLILLRHGQTEYNATRRMQGQLDTDLSDIGRAQAQRAAELLRSEGISRIISSDLTRAFDTATVVAEFLGIGVSTDRRLRETDLGQWQGRSHAEVDTELPGARALWRHDATWAPPGGESRVQVARRARPVIEELMSDFQQWDDSAVLVVAHGGTISALTSSLLGLEVSQYPMFSGLGNTNSSRLSARPRFLPGSNDADGESEPDPLSARFHSGNVNDAQWYLDGWNVGA, from the coding sequence ATGACCCGCCGCCTGATCCTGCTCCGACACGGGCAGACCGAATACAACGCGACCCGCCGTATGCAGGGCCAGCTGGATACCGATCTGTCCGACATCGGTCGGGCTCAGGCACAGCGAGCCGCAGAGTTGCTGCGCTCCGAGGGCATCTCCCGAATCATCTCCTCCGACCTGACCCGGGCCTTTGACACCGCCACCGTCGTGGCCGAATTTCTCGGCATCGGGGTCAGCACCGACCGCCGCCTGAGGGAAACCGACCTGGGGCAGTGGCAGGGACGTTCCCATGCCGAGGTCGACACGGAACTCCCCGGGGCACGTGCCCTCTGGCGCCATGACGCCACCTGGGCCCCGCCCGGCGGGGAATCCCGGGTGCAGGTCGCCAGACGGGCCCGTCCCGTCATCGAGGAGCTGATGAGCGACTTCCAACAGTGGGATGATTCCGCTGTCCTGGTGGTTGCCCACGGGGGCACCATCTCCGCACTCACCTCCAGCCTCCTGGGCCTGGAGGTGTCCCAGTACCCCATGTTCTCCGGGTTGGGAAACACCAACTCCTCCCGGCTGAGCGCACGCCCACGTTTCCTCCCGGGAAGCAATGATGCCGATGGAGAATCCGAGCCGGACCCCCTCAGCGCCCGATTCCACAGCGGCAACGTCAACGACGCCCAGTGGTACCTGGACGGCTGGAACGTGGGGGCCTGA
- the rsfS gene encoding ribosome silencing factor: MTVTQESLRLATIAALAADEKKADNIIVLDVSDVLAISDAFVIASADTERQVRAIVEEVEEKLTEAGIEPIRREGNRENRWVLLDYGIVVVHVQRQAEREFYGLDRLYRDCPVIAIEGLPEASRPGEFGDEVDVRNVSSIDEIPLAEQEPEVEEE, from the coding sequence GTGACTGTTACCCAAGAATCCCTGCGCCTGGCCACCATCGCGGCCCTGGCCGCCGATGAGAAGAAGGCCGACAACATCATCGTGCTGGACGTCTCTGATGTCCTGGCGATTTCCGATGCTTTCGTGATCGCCTCGGCAGACACTGAGCGCCAGGTCCGCGCCATCGTCGAAGAAGTCGAGGAGAAGCTCACCGAGGCCGGCATCGAGCCGATCCGCCGTGAGGGAAACCGCGAGAACCGCTGGGTGCTGCTGGACTACGGCATTGTCGTCGTGCATGTCCAGCGTCAGGCCGAGCGTGAATTCTACGGCCTGGACCGCCTCTACCGTGACTGCCCGGTCATCGCCATCGAGGGTCTGCCCGAGGCCAGCCGCCCCGGTGAATTCGGCGATGAAGTTGATGTCCGCAACGTCAGCTCCATCGACGAGATCCCCCTCGCCGAGCAGGAGCCGGAGGTTGAAGAGGAATGA
- the nadD gene encoding nicotinate-nucleotide adenylyltransferase, whose protein sequence is MSDSTSASTSTRPRRLGIMGGTFDPIHHGHLVAASEVANRFDLDSVIFVPTGQPWQKAERRVSPAEDRYLMTVIATASNPRFTVSRVDIDRGGPTYTVDTLRDLAAHYPGAELYFITGADAMHSIITWRDWEKMFDLAHFVGVTRPGYELHTDIIPEIHRERVSLVEIPAMAISSTDCRKRAAEGRPVWYLVPDGVVQYIAKSDLYAAAPEPHTS, encoded by the coding sequence ATGAGCGACTCCACTTCCGCCTCCACCAGCACCCGGCCCCGCCGCCTCGGGATCATGGGTGGCACCTTCGACCCCATCCATCACGGACACCTGGTCGCGGCCAGTGAAGTGGCGAACCGTTTCGACCTGGACTCGGTGATCTTCGTGCCCACCGGCCAACCCTGGCAGAAGGCGGAGCGGAGGGTCAGTCCGGCGGAGGACCGCTACCTGATGACGGTGATCGCCACCGCCTCCAACCCACGTTTCACCGTCAGCCGGGTCGACATTGACCGTGGTGGGCCGACCTACACGGTGGACACCCTCCGGGACTTGGCCGCCCACTATCCCGGGGCCGAGCTCTACTTCATCACCGGGGCAGACGCGATGCACAGCATCATCACCTGGCGGGACTGGGAGAAGATGTTCGACCTGGCACACTTCGTCGGGGTCACCCGGCCCGGTTATGAGCTGCACACCGACATCATCCCCGAGATCCACCGGGAAAGAGTTTCCCTGGTGGAGATCCCGGCCATGGCGATATCCTCCACCGACTGCCGGAAACGTGCCGCCGAGGGGCGCCCCGTCTGGTACCTGGTGCCGGATGGGGTGGTCCAGTACATCGCCAAAAGTGATCTCTACGCCGCCGCCCCGGAGCCGCACACCAGCTGA
- a CDS encoding cutinase family protein, with translation MSGNVKKRVAAAAVLFSATLLATTPGMAGAQSGPGSSLSSLGSSGSSQSSSELSAFSEWLSSSDQERRDRYLHEQVDAGNIARLVAEGHLRRLVELGYVEKLIMAGFIDELVEIGYYEPAIGIEESGVCPAVVVITGRGSGQNFVLVPTRYSDNAPWVSNGREAETWRRFFHAAEAQYQLDHPGQSLMEDVYVLGLDESLYPATHIRPTQDLSDAGSSAGQVIQETASGFFDSVERGTKGVKAAVGMVEDTGCSPQYILAGYSQGAAALAHAEESLAERGTLAGAIYLGNPLLETGSPWLVGEGAKGGGVLRIQGPTSGELAATENRVEYCLHEDLVCDLRLATSSVAASGIMGTHLQYFTQNPAHRTDDEAVLRTFATWVDEVRGN, from the coding sequence ATGTCGGGAAATGTGAAGAAACGGGTTGCGGCGGCTGCGGTGTTGTTCAGCGCCACCCTGCTGGCCACCACCCCAGGTATGGCCGGCGCCCAGTCCGGGCCCGGCAGTTCGCTGAGCAGTCTGGGCAGTTCCGGCAGCTCGCAGAGCAGTTCTGAACTCTCCGCTTTCTCGGAGTGGCTCAGCTCCTCGGATCAGGAACGCCGGGACAGGTACCTGCATGAGCAGGTCGACGCGGGGAATATTGCCCGGCTGGTGGCTGAGGGACATCTGCGTCGTCTGGTGGAACTGGGGTATGTGGAGAAGCTGATCATGGCCGGTTTCATCGATGAGCTGGTGGAGATCGGCTACTACGAACCAGCCATCGGAATTGAGGAATCCGGGGTCTGCCCCGCGGTGGTGGTGATCACGGGGCGGGGGAGCGGACAGAACTTTGTTCTCGTGCCGACTCGCTACTCCGACAACGCCCCCTGGGTCTCCAATGGTCGGGAGGCGGAGACCTGGCGACGCTTCTTCCACGCTGCGGAGGCCCAGTACCAGCTGGATCATCCGGGGCAGTCCCTGATGGAGGATGTCTATGTGCTGGGACTGGATGAAAGTCTCTACCCGGCCACCCATATCCGCCCCACCCAGGATCTCTCGGATGCCGGCAGCAGTGCAGGACAGGTGATCCAGGAGACCGCCAGCGGTTTCTTCGACAGTGTGGAACGAGGCACCAAAGGGGTGAAGGCAGCGGTGGGGATGGTGGAGGACACCGGTTGCTCCCCGCAGTACATTCTGGCCGGCTACTCCCAGGGGGCGGCCGCCCTGGCGCATGCGGAGGAATCGCTGGCGGAGCGCGGTACCCTGGCCGGGGCGATCTATCTGGGCAACCCCCTGCTGGAAACGGGCAGCCCCTGGCTGGTCGGGGAGGGAGCCAAGGGCGGCGGGGTGCTGCGGATCCAGGGACCGACCTCCGGGGAGCTGGCAGCCACCGAGAACCGGGTGGAGTACTGCCTCCACGAGGACCTGGTCTGTGACCTGCGCTTGGCCACCTCCTCGGTGGCTGCTTCCGGGATCATGGGCACCCACCTGCAGTACTTCACCCAGAATCCGGCACACCGCACCGATGATGAGGCTGTGCTGCGTACCTTCGCCACCTGGGTGGATGAGGTACGCGGGAACTGA
- a CDS encoding GntR family transcriptional regulator: MVAEMVHSAAEQVGADLRRRVLTGELPPGTPLGEVWLAAEYEVSRATAKTAIETLVSSRLLSRQAHRSARVTVLSSGEVEDIYRTRELIESEVVRRLAQLRMVPEAAREANAEIRSLAGVAPIQLVEPDVRFHSALVESLASARTTAIYRGLSDEIRLCMIQVQGATLLEEGAIAQEHELLLELIAQGSEALAVRLLQEHISRSRRLLSARLRAAATGIRGGDRVL, encoded by the coding sequence ATGGTTGCGGAGATGGTTCATTCCGCCGCGGAACAGGTCGGTGCGGACCTGCGGCGTCGGGTGCTCACCGGGGAACTTCCCCCGGGTACCCCGCTCGGGGAGGTCTGGTTGGCGGCGGAATATGAGGTGTCCCGGGCTACCGCCAAAACCGCCATCGAGACCCTGGTTTCCTCCCGGTTACTGAGCCGACAGGCGCACCGCAGTGCCCGGGTCACGGTGCTGAGCAGCGGGGAGGTGGAGGATATCTACCGAACCCGGGAGCTCATCGAATCCGAGGTGGTGCGTCGACTGGCACAGCTCCGCATGGTGCCGGAGGCAGCTCGGGAAGCCAATGCTGAGATCCGCTCCCTGGCCGGGGTGGCTCCGATCCAGCTGGTCGAACCTGATGTGCGCTTCCACTCCGCCTTGGTGGAGTCCCTGGCCAGTGCCCGGACCACCGCCATCTACCGGGGGCTCAGTGATGAAATCAGGTTGTGCATGATCCAGGTTCAGGGTGCCACCCTGCTGGAGGAGGGGGCCATCGCCCAGGAACATGAATTATTGCTGGAGCTGATTGCGCAGGGGTCGGAAGCCCTGGCGGTGCGGTTGTTGCAGGAGCATATTTCCCGTTCCCGCCGTTTGCTCAGCGCCCGGTTGCGGGCCGCCGCCACTGGAATCCGGGGCGGCGACAGGGTGTTGTGA
- a CDS encoding FAD-binding and (Fe-S)-binding domain-containing protein, with the protein MSTATASSAAHHTPHNSIPDLQAPPLDQRICEAVADPERIRTRLIDRVAYASDASHYHQTPQAVIIAHSAQEVGQILRAARESHTPVTLRSGGTSLAGQGSTEGLLIDVRKNFRAIKVLDGGTRVWTQSGATVRQVNAQLAPYRSKIGPDPASEGAATIGGVINNNSSGMACGTEFNTYRTLESMEFVLSSGTVINSADADAETRLRALEPELVESLIGLQRRVRSTPESVRIIKRQFAMKNTMGYGLNAFLDFDNVLDLLVHLIISSEGTLAFVSEAIFRTVPISRLATTTLAVFPTLEIGARVLPALVDTGAATLELMDATSIRVGQTLPDTPAAINGFEVDQQAALLIEYHADEEEELTQLTRLGTEVLGGVELHSPATFSPDAANRNSAWNFRKGLYASVAGARRPGTTALLEDIVVPVPDLAAASQSLQQLFKKHGYEDGVIFGHAKDGNLHYVIGDRFDTEESLLRYETFIDGMAEMVWGFHGNLKAEHGTGRAMAPYVRGQYNDELYEVMLELKAAIDPGLMLNPGVILDETPGAHIRNMKVTETIEAEAERCVECGFCEPVCPSRQLTLTPRQRIVVRRAEAKARARGDQAFIEELEKDYDYDGIQTCAVDGMCQTACPVQINTGDLVKRLRQENRGRIEDLGWDLAARAWGPATRIGATALHVAQKLPTPMVRGASEIARGVMGTETVPRYEAGLPAGGSARRGHEGFFGAAPGPDTTVAGVYLPACVNSMFGPEEGEVGVTEAFRKLLVEAGVTLLVPGGVESICCGTPWSSKGMATGHETMAARVRHFIRHATREGELPVISDAASCTEGFAKILAEEEVAVLDAVSFTAHHLLGALEVTDPLPELVLHPTCSSKHLGLDGDLQLVAQAAAAQVHTPIAWGCCGFAGDRGMLHPELTAAATAPEAAEVAELGAGAHASCNRTCEIGMSRATGQPYTHVLEALAKAVAPGGLTSPR; encoded by the coding sequence ATGTCGACCGCCACCGCATCCAGCGCCGCACACCACACCCCGCACAACAGCATCCCCGACCTGCAGGCCCCACCCCTGGACCAGCGCATCTGCGAGGCGGTCGCCGACCCGGAACGAATCCGCACCCGCCTGATCGACCGGGTCGCCTACGCCAGCGACGCCTCCCACTACCACCAGACCCCGCAGGCGGTGATCATCGCCCACAGCGCCCAGGAGGTGGGGCAGATCCTGCGGGCCGCCCGTGAGAGCCACACCCCGGTGACCCTGCGCTCCGGTGGCACCAGCCTGGCCGGTCAGGGCAGCACCGAAGGTCTGCTTATCGACGTCCGGAAAAACTTCCGCGCCATCAAGGTCCTGGATGGCGGCACCCGGGTCTGGACCCAATCCGGCGCAACCGTCCGACAGGTCAACGCCCAGCTGGCCCCCTACCGCTCCAAGATCGGCCCCGACCCCGCCAGCGAGGGAGCCGCCACCATCGGCGGGGTGATCAACAACAACTCCTCCGGCATGGCCTGTGGCACAGAGTTCAACACCTACCGCACCCTGGAGTCCATGGAGTTCGTGCTCAGCAGTGGGACCGTGATCAACTCCGCCGACGCAGATGCGGAGACCAGGCTGCGGGCGCTGGAGCCGGAACTTGTGGAATCCCTGATCGGACTGCAGCGCAGGGTACGTTCCACCCCGGAGTCGGTGCGCATCATCAAACGCCAGTTCGCCATGAAGAACACCATGGGTTATGGTCTCAACGCTTTCCTGGACTTCGATAATGTGCTGGACCTGCTGGTCCACCTGATCATCAGCTCCGAAGGCACCCTCGCCTTCGTCTCGGAGGCCATCTTCCGGACCGTCCCCATCAGCCGCCTGGCCACCACCACCCTCGCGGTCTTCCCCACCCTGGAGATCGGTGCCAGGGTGCTGCCCGCCCTGGTGGACACCGGGGCCGCCACCCTGGAACTGATGGACGCCACCTCCATCCGGGTCGGCCAAACCCTGCCGGACACCCCGGCGGCCATCAACGGCTTCGAGGTGGACCAGCAGGCCGCCCTCCTCATTGAATACCACGCCGATGAAGAGGAAGAGCTGACGCAGCTGACCCGACTCGGCACCGAGGTACTCGGCGGGGTGGAACTACACTCCCCCGCCACCTTCAGCCCGGATGCCGCCAACCGCAACTCGGCCTGGAATTTCCGCAAAGGTCTTTATGCCAGCGTTGCCGGGGCACGTCGCCCCGGCACCACCGCCCTGCTCGAGGACATTGTCGTCCCCGTCCCGGACCTGGCCGCAGCCAGCCAGTCCCTGCAACAGCTCTTCAAAAAACACGGCTACGAGGACGGCGTGATCTTCGGCCACGCCAAGGACGGAAACCTCCACTACGTGATCGGGGACCGCTTCGACACCGAGGAATCCCTGCTCCGCTATGAAACCTTCATTGACGGGATGGCCGAGATGGTGTGGGGCTTCCACGGCAACCTCAAGGCCGAACACGGCACCGGACGCGCCATGGCACCCTACGTCCGCGGTCAGTACAACGATGAGCTCTATGAGGTGATGCTCGAACTCAAGGCAGCCATCGACCCGGGCCTGATGCTCAACCCCGGCGTGATCCTGGACGAGACTCCCGGCGCACACATCCGGAACATGAAGGTCACCGAAACCATCGAGGCAGAGGCCGAACGTTGCGTGGAATGCGGCTTCTGCGAACCGGTCTGCCCTTCCCGGCAGCTGACCCTGACCCCGCGGCAACGGATCGTGGTCCGCCGCGCCGAAGCCAAAGCCCGGGCCAGGGGTGATCAGGCCTTCATCGAGGAGCTGGAGAAAGACTACGACTATGACGGGATACAGACCTGCGCGGTGGACGGCATGTGCCAGACCGCCTGCCCGGTGCAGATCAACACCGGCGACCTGGTCAAAAGGTTGAGGCAGGAAAACCGGGGCCGGATCGAGGATCTCGGCTGGGACCTGGCCGCCCGAGCCTGGGGCCCTGCCACCCGCATCGGTGCGACCGCGCTGCATGTGGCACAAAAATTACCCACCCCCATGGTCCGGGGCGCCAGCGAGATAGCCCGGGGTGTGATGGGCACCGAGACTGTACCCCGCTATGAGGCTGGACTGCCCGCCGGTGGCAGCGCCCGCAGGGGTCATGAAGGTTTCTTCGGGGCCGCGCCGGGTCCCGACACCACAGTTGCGGGGGTGTATCTGCCGGCCTGTGTGAACTCCATGTTCGGCCCCGAGGAGGGTGAGGTTGGAGTCACCGAGGCCTTCCGGAAGCTCCTGGTCGAGGCCGGGGTGACCCTTCTGGTACCGGGTGGAGTGGAGTCGATCTGTTGTGGCACCCCCTGGTCCTCCAAGGGGATGGCCACCGGACATGAAACCATGGCCGCCAGGGTGCGTCACTTCATCCGTCATGCCACCCGGGAAGGTGAGTTGCCGGTGATCAGTGATGCCGCCAGCTGCACCGAGGGTTTTGCCAAGATCCTGGCTGAGGAGGAGGTGGCGGTGCTGGATGCGGTCTCTTTCACCGCCCACCATCTGCTGGGTGCCCTGGAGGTCACCGATCCGCTGCCGGAGCTGGTGCTGCACCCCACCTGCTCCTCGAAGCATCTGGGATTGGACGGGGATCTGCAGCTGGTGGCGCAGGCGGCCGCGGCGCAGGTGCACACCCCGATTGCCTGGGGTTGTTGTGGTTTCGCCGGGGACCGCGGGATGCTGCACCCCGAGTTGACGGCCGCCGCCACCGCCCCGGAGGCCGCTGAGGTCGCGGAGCTTGGGGCGGGGGCACATGCCTCCTGTAACCGCACCTGTGAGATCGGGATGAGCCGGGCCACCGGGCAGCCCTACACCCATGTTTTGGAGGCCCTGGCCAAGGCTGTTGCCCCAGGGGGCCTGACATCCCCGCGTTAG
- a CDS encoding glutamate-5-semialdehyde dehydrogenase — translation MTDATIARETEREEVLAKARAAKAVTRTLAKLTSTQKNEILLAAAEALVTATPEILASNEEDIAAGRERGLNESLIDRLKLDADRIEGIAGGLRQVAGLADPVGEVIGGHVMGNGIQMKQIRVPLGVMGMVYEARPNVTVDAFGLALKAGNVPLLRGSKSARYSNEKLVEILQNVVEKFDLPRETVQLLPCETHDSVQDLITARGLVDVVIPRGGAGLIEAVVTGATVPAIETGTGNCHFYIDGDVDLDSAIEMLLNGKTRRCSVCNATEVALLDAALSDADKLKVVEALQEAGVTVHGKVSELEAFGATKVVEATEEDWTDEYLSFDIAVAVVDGVDAAIEHIAKYTSGHTEAIASNNVFTIQKFADEVDAAAVMLNASTAFTDGEVYGMGAEIGISTQKLHARGPMALPELTSTKWILQGTGQIRP, via the coding sequence ATGACGGATGCAACGATCGCCCGAGAAACTGAACGCGAAGAGGTACTGGCCAAGGCCCGGGCCGCCAAGGCCGTGACCCGCACCCTGGCCAAGCTGACCAGCACCCAGAAGAACGAGATCCTGTTGGCAGCCGCCGAGGCACTGGTCACCGCCACCCCGGAGATCCTCGCCTCCAATGAGGAGGACATCGCCGCCGGCCGCGAACGCGGTTTGAACGAATCCCTGATCGACCGACTCAAGCTCGATGCCGACCGCATCGAGGGTATTGCCGGCGGTCTGCGCCAGGTCGCCGGTCTGGCTGACCCCGTCGGTGAGGTCATCGGCGGTCACGTGATGGGCAACGGTATCCAGATGAAGCAGATCCGGGTGCCGCTGGGTGTGATGGGCATGGTCTACGAGGCCCGCCCCAATGTCACCGTGGATGCCTTCGGCCTGGCGCTGAAGGCCGGAAATGTGCCCCTGCTGCGCGGCTCCAAGTCAGCCCGCTACTCCAATGAGAAACTGGTGGAGATCCTCCAGAACGTGGTGGAGAAGTTCGATCTGCCGCGTGAGACGGTTCAGCTGCTGCCCTGCGAAACCCATGACAGCGTGCAGGACCTGATCACCGCCCGCGGGCTGGTTGATGTCGTGATCCCCCGTGGTGGTGCCGGCCTGATCGAGGCCGTGGTCACCGGAGCCACGGTGCCCGCCATCGAGACCGGCACCGGCAACTGCCACTTCTACATCGATGGTGACGTGGACCTGGATTCCGCCATCGAGATGCTGCTCAACGGCAAGACCCGCCGCTGCAGCGTCTGCAATGCCACCGAGGTCGCGCTGCTCGACGCCGCCCTCTCAGATGCCGATAAACTCAAGGTCGTCGAAGCCCTTCAGGAGGCGGGAGTCACCGTTCACGGCAAGGTTTCCGAGCTTGAGGCCTTCGGCGCCACCAAGGTCGTCGAGGCCACCGAGGAGGACTGGACTGATGAGTACCTCTCCTTCGACATCGCCGTTGCAGTGGTCGACGGGGTGGATGCCGCGATTGAGCACATCGCCAAGTACACCTCCGGTCACACCGAGGCCATCGCCTCCAACAATGTCTTCACCATCCAGAAGTTCGCCGATGAGGTCGATGCCGCAGCAGTGATGCTCAACGCCTCCACCGCCTTCACTGACGGTGAGGTCTACGGCATGGGTGCTGAAATCGGTATCTCCACCCAGAAGCTGCACGCCCGCGGCCCGATGGCGCTGCCTGAGCTGACCTCCACCAAGTGGATCCTGCAGGGCACCGGCCAGATCCGCCCCTAG
- a CDS encoding D-isomer specific 2-hydroxyacid dehydrogenase family protein produces MKFTMYPGPWPNVIEEIAAAGHTYVSDIREAEFLIYNGGPGGLPSPLPESIGFIQYPFAGVNHLVESGTVQPDVRWANAGGVYGRPVAEIALSLLLSQMHQIKAATMSGSFRSRNALDARQGWLFDNAKVALIGAGGIGTALIELLKPFGVHSIAVNRSGRPVAGADETFAMAEAGHVWSEADYFVLTAPLTEETRGLVNDEVLAQMKPHAVLVNVGRGELVVTDDLVAALTQGTIAGAAMDVTDPEPLPESHPLWALPNCTILPHIAATGRIAQKMVAPQIIANAAAFEVGERMPTEVDLEAGY; encoded by the coding sequence ATGAAGTTCACCATGTATCCCGGGCCCTGGCCGAATGTGATCGAGGAGATCGCAGCTGCCGGCCACACCTATGTCAGCGATATCAGGGAAGCCGAGTTCCTGATCTACAACGGCGGCCCCGGCGGGCTCCCCAGCCCGCTGCCGGAGTCGATCGGTTTCATCCAGTATCCCTTCGCCGGGGTGAATCACCTGGTGGAATCCGGGACGGTTCAGCCCGATGTGCGCTGGGCCAATGCCGGAGGAGTGTATGGCCGCCCCGTCGCGGAGATCGCCCTTTCCCTGCTGCTGTCCCAGATGCACCAGATCAAGGCGGCGACCATGAGCGGTTCCTTCCGCAGCCGCAACGCCCTGGATGCCCGCCAGGGTTGGCTCTTCGACAACGCCAAGGTTGCCCTGATCGGAGCCGGTGGGATCGGCACCGCCCTGATCGAACTGCTCAAACCTTTCGGGGTTCACAGCATCGCCGTGAACCGCAGCGGTCGTCCGGTTGCGGGGGCCGATGAAACCTTCGCCATGGCGGAGGCCGGGCATGTCTGGTCCGAGGCGGACTATTTTGTGCTCACCGCACCCCTGACCGAAGAGACCCGGGGCCTGGTCAACGATGAGGTGCTGGCGCAGATGAAACCGCATGCCGTGCTTGTCAATGTCGGCCGGGGCGAACTCGTGGTCACCGATGATCTGGTGGCGGCCCTGACCCAGGGCACCATCGCCGGTGCCGCCATGGATGTCACGGACCCCGAGCCGCTGCCGGAAAGCCACCCCCTGTGGGCCTTGCCGAACTGCACCATCCTGCCGCATATCGCCGCAACGGGGAGGATCGCGCAGAAGATGGTGGCCCCGCAGATCATCGCGAATGCCGCCGCCTTTGAGGTGGGGGAGCGGATGCCCACCGAAGTGGATCTCGAAGCCGGTTATTAG